The DNA window CAGGGTCAACGCCAGCGCGGGCGCGCTGAGCAGAGTCAGCGCCAGCGCCGCGGTTAACAGTCGTTTTCTCATCGTCGCCTCAGAACAAATCGCTGCGGGATTTCAGCAGGTTTTCCACATCCTTATCGACCTTGATATGGATCTCATGCTCAATTTTGACATTCATATTGATGGTGATGGGCTCTTTCGACGCCGCAATTTCGATACGCGGCGTACAGCCGGCGAGCAGCATCGACGCCACTATGGCCAGTAACAGCTTCTTCATTTAGGTTCCTTACATGTCTTACCGTCCGTACAGCGCCGCACGGGCAGCGTGGCATTTTGCTCAAGCCACGCCTGTAAATTGTCGCCGAAGCGTAAACTGCGCCACAGATCGAAAATATTCTCCTCATGAGCGTAGTTTAAATGCACGGTACTGCTTTTCCCGTCCACCCGGCTGGTGCCGTTGATGGCGGCCTTAAGCGTCAGCACGCCCAGATTGTTGAGGTTAATCTGCGTCGATGAACGGGAGATCTCCATATAGCGCAGCCAGTTGATCGCCGCCCCGGCGGAGACGTTGTCCGCCACCAGCGCATCGGCGGTGTCTTTATCGAGCCGCAGCGTCATCGGTCCGTCATTGCGCAACCAGCCGTCGTGGATAATCCATTGATTGTTCTCCAGCCACAGCGGCAGCGCGCCGCTCACCGCCCCGGACATGGCGAACTGCTTCACCTTGACCGCGCTGGTCAGTTCGCTGCTGGAGATGTGCTGCAGACGGATCAGCGCCGGGTCGCGCTGCGGCATGCGCAGCTGCAGCAGGGTCAGCTTGCCGCCTAACAGGTCGACGCTGACGTCGCTAAGCTGCAGCGGATTGGCCTCGCTCCATGGCCAGGTGCCCTGCAGGTCCGCCGTCAGGTTGCGCGCGGTGACCTGGTTGACGATTTCGCCAATGCGCAGGGAGACCGGACGGCGGGTGCCCAGCTGCCAGTGGCCATCGCTGAAGCGGAACGGCAGAACGAAGTCGACGCCATTGATCTGGTTATCCGGCATCCAGGCGCTGCCGCCCTTCAGGACGCCATGACCGCCCGCCTCAAATCCCTGCCCGGCTGCCGCCGAGAAGGCCACCTGCGCATAGAGACTGCCTTCGCGCAGGTTCATCTTCCAGTCCGGCGGCACCAGCGGCTGGAATACCGTCAGCGACTGTTTAGGCCACCAGGCCTGGCCGCGCAGCCGTTCGCCATCCCAGCGCCCGGTCAACCGCACCGGGCCAATGGTATCGGCGTGCAGCGCGCCGGTGAACTGGAACCACGTCGGGTCCCGGCCGTCGAGAGCGAATTTCAGCGTCGACGCCGGGAGATAGCTGCCGCCGGAGAAGGTGGTTTTTGCCGCATCCAGCGACAGCGCGC is part of the Klebsiella quasipneumoniae subsp. quasipneumoniae genome and encodes:
- a CDS encoding YnbE family lipoprotein; translated protein: MKKLLLAIVASMLLAGCTPRIEIAASKEPITINMNVKIEHEIHIKVDKDVENLLKSRSDLF